From a single Halobacteriovorax sp. DA5 genomic region:
- a CDS encoding LPP20 family lipoprotein, whose translation MKNKILLLSLVSLYSFGQIKSCPKDFLCAKTCGLSEKEATEDARVEIAKNFQVKVKAKFTSIESSNGKLDEGEYSDFVSEEVSENLFGVEMIESFVDEDSYYCVLMGLNTKKFISKLRSDISDLKKENEELYNSGNNLVFSKIRANNSVIKKLELYMMTLVDKYKSNIKKYDSRSKKDITLHIYSQPKFEIVDKLLISELNKNNVFSGKSETRLNIAIALIDEFLNVDGFVKKTLEINFRKGKLNITKRYTQTGRSENAIIKQVVDELADDIPDIFVDLKI comes from the coding sequence TTGAAGAATAAAATTTTATTACTATCACTTGTTAGTCTATATTCATTTGGACAAATTAAGTCTTGTCCAAAGGATTTCCTATGTGCGAAGACTTGTGGCCTTAGTGAAAAAGAAGCTACGGAAGATGCACGAGTTGAAATAGCAAAAAATTTTCAAGTTAAAGTAAAAGCTAAGTTTACCTCAATAGAAAGTTCTAATGGCAAATTAGATGAAGGTGAATATTCTGATTTTGTAAGTGAAGAAGTTTCAGAGAATCTTTTTGGCGTTGAAATGATAGAATCCTTTGTCGATGAGGATTCATATTATTGTGTCCTGATGGGGTTGAACACGAAGAAGTTTATCTCTAAATTGAGAAGTGATATTTCAGATCTTAAGAAAGAAAATGAAGAGCTATATAATAGTGGTAATAATTTAGTTTTTTCTAAGATTAGGGCCAATAATAGCGTCATTAAAAAATTAGAATTATATATGATGACTTTAGTGGATAAATATAAATCTAATATTAAAAAATATGACTCTCGATCTAAGAAAGACATTACATTACATATTTATTCACAACCTAAGTTTGAAATAGTTGATAAATTGTTAATAAGTGAATTGAATAAGAATAATGTATTTTCTGGAAAAAGTGAGACACGTTTAAATATTGCGATAGCTCTTATCGACGAGTTTTTAAACGTTGATGGTTTCGTAAAGAAAACATTAGAAATTAATTTCAGAAAAGGAAAATTGAATATTACAAAAAGGTATACACAGACAGGCCGTTCTGAAAATGCAATTATCAAACAGGTTGTTGATGAACTTGCAGATGATATACCTGATATTTTTGTAGAT
- a CDS encoding ThiF family adenylyltransferase gives MSNHEQRFNGIAALLGTEAFSVIKDSHFMIIGLGGVGTWCVESIARLGVNKITLVDLDDICVSNTNRQLHAHDGNYGKMKADALKERIATINPDCEVVCHYCFFNEKNMEKIFAESPSIIIDTIDAPREKAILINECYKREVKIVSSGAIGGKVDPTMITVAELSKTKQDMLYRKVRQELKKKHLYPLGRSKAKVQCVYSPEPSKKIKKCELDNTSAALKLDCDGGLGTATYMTGTVGFLLSHIAVKELLK, from the coding sequence ATGTCAAATCACGAACAAAGATTTAATGGAATAGCCGCCCTACTGGGAACGGAAGCTTTTTCTGTTATTAAAGATTCACACTTTATGATTATTGGCCTTGGCGGAGTGGGGACTTGGTGTGTGGAATCTATCGCACGTCTTGGTGTTAACAAAATCACTTTAGTTGATCTTGATGATATCTGTGTTTCAAATACAAATCGTCAACTACATGCTCATGATGGAAATTATGGAAAGATGAAAGCTGATGCTCTTAAGGAGAGGATCGCTACTATTAATCCAGACTGTGAAGTCGTCTGCCATTATTGCTTTTTCAATGAAAAGAATATGGAAAAGATTTTTGCAGAATCACCATCAATTATTATTGATACAATTGATGCCCCTCGTGAGAAAGCAATTCTTATTAACGAATGCTATAAGCGTGAAGTCAAAATTGTAAGTTCTGGGGCCATTGGTGGCAAAGTTGATCCTACAATGATTACAGTCGCTGAGTTATCTAAAACAAAACAAGACATGCTTTATCGTAAAGTAAGGCAAGAGCTAAAAAAGAAACATCTTTATCCACTAGGCCGCTCAAAAGCAAAAGTTCAATGTGTATATTCACCAGAGCCTTCTAAGAAGATTAAAAAGTGCGAATTAGATAATACTTCAGCTGCACTAAAGCTTGATTGTGATGGTGGTCTAGGTACTGCCACATACATGACAGGAACAGTAGGCTTCTTACTCAGTCACATCGCCGTTAAGGAATTATTAAAATAA
- a CDS encoding phospholipase A, giving the protein MNKFLIIFLILPLFSFAQESSELQQSLEKRIKEDEHSNHTSSLVTAHRPNYILPITYMHDPNEAPYPADDELKNIETKFQLSFKFTVLSQIFGSKTDLDFAYTQKSFWQLYNKKNSAAFRDTNYEPELFISFEPLKEDWRIFKNYYHFGFVHQSNGKDLPLSRSWNRVFATTFFEWQKTLFMLKVWYRINEEPKSGPTDYTGDDNPDITDYLGYFELTGIHKIDGHTLSWMVRNNLKKDNKGALEIDWSFPLPETRLKGYVQFFTGYGETLIDYDYNMTRIGLGVAFTDWL; this is encoded by the coding sequence ATGAACAAATTTCTAATTATATTTTTAATACTTCCACTTTTTTCATTCGCACAAGAAAGTAGTGAACTTCAACAATCACTCGAGAAAAGAATAAAGGAAGATGAGCATTCAAATCATACGTCTTCCCTAGTTACAGCACATAGGCCAAATTACATTTTACCAATCACCTATATGCACGATCCAAATGAGGCTCCTTATCCTGCAGATGATGAATTAAAAAATATTGAAACAAAGTTTCAACTAAGTTTTAAATTTACGGTCCTCTCGCAAATTTTTGGTTCGAAAACTGATTTAGATTTTGCCTATACTCAAAAATCTTTTTGGCAACTTTATAATAAGAAAAATTCGGCAGCTTTTAGAGATACTAATTATGAGCCTGAACTATTTATATCGTTTGAACCACTTAAAGAAGATTGGCGTATTTTTAAAAATTACTACCACTTTGGTTTTGTTCATCAATCAAATGGTAAAGACTTACCACTATCTAGAAGCTGGAACAGAGTCTTTGCTACAACATTCTTCGAATGGCAAAAAACTCTTTTTATGCTTAAGGTGTGGTATCGCATAAATGAAGAGCCAAAATCAGGGCCAACCGATTATACAGGTGATGACAATCCAGACATTACTGATTATCTTGGCTACTTTGAGCTTACAGGTATTCATAAAATAGATGGGCATACACTTTCTTGGATGGTTAGAAATAACTTAAAAAAAGATAATAAAGGTGCCTTAGAAATCGATTGGTCTTTTCCATTACCTGAAACTCGTCTTAAAGGTTATGTACAATTTTTTACTGGCTATGGTGAGACACTAATTGATTATGATTACAATATGACTCGCATTGGACTTGGGGTCGCATTTACAGATTGGTTATGA
- a CDS encoding MipA/OmpV family protein, with amino-acid sequence MMKKILVTILFSTFTLASNYKPQYWGIGFGYRNADIPFKVKDKKVSDIIPLFFYKRGDFHLDGLSAHFTFYRPLKNLNINLMSQYRFFDIPKDSQNTIRNAGFDYGLEAQYEHSKMWRTSAQLLADHSTRSYLTLKTEADYVWKNVFFRPYAFLTIRSAEFNNKYYGLDVSRPGTGYEIGTGVKAAIRVHKDFNILTHVKVSTLDNETADAPTIRNQVNTETFLGIGFMDPHLIHMNGHDISKRTKLKSKTFVRAAYAMATPSNLSDILSFHTATDKYNNDMVSFAYGIPMADKFLGSDIPVYLLPQYVGHLKSEVQERSNEFALAVKIFIPFHWPINWRLGLAEGISYADQITYIEEFDISGKGYRSSKFMNYLDFSIDFSLEKAGLKHTWLGLMIHHRSAIFESSSMFGRIKGGSNYIGTYIQQDL; translated from the coding sequence ATGATGAAAAAAATCTTAGTTACAATTTTATTCTCTACTTTTACTCTTGCGAGCAACTATAAACCACAGTACTGGGGTATAGGTTTCGGTTACAGAAATGCGGACATACCATTTAAAGTAAAAGATAAAAAAGTATCTGATATTATTCCACTATTCTTTTACAAGCGTGGTGACTTTCATCTTGACGGGCTATCTGCGCACTTCACTTTCTATAGGCCATTAAAAAATCTCAATATTAATTTAATGTCACAATATCGCTTTTTTGACATACCAAAAGATAGTCAAAATACGATTAGAAATGCCGGTTTTGACTACGGTCTCGAAGCACAATATGAACACTCAAAAATGTGGAGAACAAGTGCTCAACTTCTAGCAGATCATTCAACTAGAAGTTATTTAACGTTAAAAACTGAAGCGGATTATGTATGGAAGAATGTATTCTTTCGCCCATATGCTTTTTTAACAATAAGAAGTGCTGAATTTAATAATAAGTATTATGGATTAGATGTATCAAGACCTGGGACAGGTTATGAAATTGGAACAGGTGTAAAAGCCGCCATTAGAGTACACAAAGACTTCAACATTCTTACTCATGTAAAAGTAAGTACTTTGGATAATGAAACAGCAGATGCTCCAACTATTCGCAACCAAGTAAATACTGAAACCTTTTTAGGCATTGGCTTCATGGACCCTCACTTAATTCATATGAATGGTCATGATATTTCAAAGCGCACTAAGCTAAAATCTAAAACTTTTGTTAGAGCTGCTTATGCAATGGCCACTCCATCAAACCTAAGCGATATCCTTTCTTTTCATACGGCTACTGATAAATATAATAATGACATGGTTTCTTTTGCCTATGGTATTCCAATGGCCGATAAGTTTCTTGGATCAGATATTCCCGTTTATCTACTGCCACAATATGTTGGTCACCTTAAAAGTGAAGTTCAAGAAAGAAGTAATGAATTTGCATTAGCAGTAAAGATCTTTATTCCATTTCACTGGCCGATTAACTGGCGTCTTGGTTTGGCCGAAGGTATTTCATATGCTGATCAAATTACCTATATCGAAGAATTCGATATTTCAGGAAAGGGATATCGTAGTAGTAAGTTCATGAATTACTTAGATTTTTCAATCGATTTTAGCTTAGAAAAGGCCGGCCTTAAACATACTTGGCTAGGACTTATGATTCATCATCGCTCAGCAATTTTTGAATCATCATCTATGTTTGGAAGAATCAAAGGTGGTAGTAACTACATAGGAACTTATATTCAACAAGATCTGTAG
- a CDS encoding bacteriohemerythrin, which translates to MKNINYVFTPLFLSTTITGLSVYYSQISLTQGLAFFSALIPFTIFAVKERRKHRINLQSFVQKLDYLQRNIVGTNAQFFESCEQLDESTEEQASAVIQTSATSDEISAMITKTTGSIDSFEANIKEINGLISRSDHSLSKLEKNIQSSLTTSRDITNSLSDIVVNLNGFLSTFTDVESKAMLINDIVFQTKLLSFNASVEAARAGEHGKGFSVVAEEIGKLASTSGESAEAINATLHEAQLKLNTLISNIQENSKSLNERLDQTADSCDNTLQEFRHSFNQTNDETMKMNEQIQEVTIAAKEQENGVIELRDAIHAINNSTQRSALVVSQTLNLANTISQYLGELSGSINNTKKTQNITINENIELIPWEDKYNIGISKVDGEHQELLRKINGLINSMNTGRGMKEAFQTLKEYTVFHFDEEEEYMLSINYPSYESHKRVHEKLLSAVARFEQQLHNGTLEKDKLASFLKNWLFTHIMGIDTKYADHAKKQRTTKFAA; encoded by the coding sequence ATGAAAAATATAAACTATGTATTCACTCCATTATTTTTATCGACCACTATCACAGGACTTAGCGTTTACTATAGTCAGATTAGTCTAACTCAAGGACTTGCTTTCTTTAGTGCACTTATTCCTTTCACAATCTTTGCAGTTAAAGAAAGAAGAAAGCATCGAATTAATCTTCAATCATTTGTACAAAAGCTAGATTACTTACAACGAAATATCGTTGGAACGAATGCACAGTTTTTTGAATCATGTGAGCAACTAGACGAAAGTACAGAAGAGCAAGCAAGTGCCGTTATTCAAACAAGTGCAACGAGTGATGAAATCAGTGCCATGATTACTAAAACGACAGGATCAATTGACTCATTTGAAGCAAATATAAAAGAGATCAATGGACTAATCAGTAGAAGTGATCACTCTCTATCTAAACTTGAAAAGAATATCCAATCAAGTTTAACAACAAGTCGTGATATTACTAATTCTCTTAGTGATATCGTTGTGAATCTAAATGGATTCCTATCAACATTTACTGACGTTGAATCAAAAGCAATGCTTATTAATGATATTGTCTTCCAAACAAAACTACTTTCATTCAATGCTTCGGTTGAAGCCGCACGTGCTGGTGAGCACGGAAAAGGGTTTTCAGTTGTAGCGGAAGAAATCGGTAAGCTTGCATCAACTAGTGGAGAAAGTGCTGAGGCGATCAATGCGACTCTTCATGAAGCACAATTAAAACTTAATACTCTAATTTCAAATATTCAAGAGAACAGCAAAAGCCTTAACGAAAGGCTTGATCAAACAGCAGACTCTTGTGACAACACACTTCAAGAATTTAGACACAGTTTTAATCAAACTAATGATGAAACAATGAAGATGAACGAGCAAATTCAAGAAGTAACAATTGCGGCGAAGGAACAGGAGAATGGTGTTATCGAACTTCGTGATGCAATTCACGCAATTAATAACTCGACTCAAAGAAGTGCACTTGTTGTATCGCAAACACTAAATCTAGCAAATACAATTAGTCAGTACCTAGGTGAACTTTCGGGATCTATTAATAACACTAAGAAAACACAAAATATTACAATTAACGAAAACATTGAATTAATCCCTTGGGAAGATAAGTACAACATTGGAATTTCAAAAGTAGATGGTGAACACCAAGAATTACTACGTAAAATTAATGGCCTTATTAATTCAATGAATACTGGTAGAGGTATGAAAGAAGCTTTCCAGACGCTTAAAGAATACACTGTGTTCCATTTTGATGAAGAAGAAGAATACATGTTAAGCATTAACTACCCTTCTTATGAATCACATAAAAGGGTACACGAGAAACTTCTATCTGCCGTAGCACGTTTTGAACAACAGCTACACAATGGAACGCTAGAAAAAGATAAGCTAGCAAGTTTCTTAAAGAACTGGTTATTTACACATATTATGGGTATTGATACTAAATATGCAGATCATGCGAAAAAGCAGCGAACGACAAAGTTCGCTGCCTAA
- a CDS encoding alpha/beta fold hydrolase, whose translation MKIITTLILAVFLVSCSTNTKNELSFDAELTEFSYPFPVKTFELSSQRQKLKMRYMDIGSSKHKVAVLLHGKNFAGFYWERVANDLVKKGYRVIIPDQIGFGKSSKPKSYSYSFPQLAKNTHDLLKSIGVKKYTLVGHSMGGMLAVNMGSMYRDIKKIILVNPIGLEAYLDYAEYKDPDFFYNIEKNKTVDGARNYQKKNYYDGTWADSYEELLTPFKGWLNGPDYDVVAWNAALTYGPIFNDNIVVKFPKIKAKTVLILGTRDRTGPGRGWKKKGVKRKLGQYQKLGKDIKKNNPKLKLIELDGLGHMPQFENYSRFAKVFYPEF comes from the coding sequence ATGAAAATTATAACTACGCTAATTCTAGCGGTGTTTCTTGTATCTTGTTCCACTAATACAAAAAATGAATTGAGCTTTGACGCTGAATTAACTGAATTTAGCTACCCATTTCCTGTAAAGACTTTTGAACTTTCGTCACAAAGGCAAAAGCTAAAAATGCGCTATATGGATATAGGAAGTTCGAAACATAAAGTAGCAGTACTTCTGCACGGTAAAAATTTTGCAGGATTTTATTGGGAGAGAGTCGCAAATGATCTTGTGAAGAAAGGTTACCGAGTTATCATTCCTGATCAAATTGGCTTTGGGAAAAGCTCTAAACCAAAGAGCTATAGCTACAGCTTTCCTCAGTTGGCAAAGAACACTCATGATCTACTAAAATCGATAGGCGTAAAAAAATATACTCTTGTTGGTCACTCTATGGGAGGGATGCTTGCAGTAAATATGGGTTCAATGTATCGAGATATTAAAAAAATTATTCTAGTAAATCCAATCGGTCTTGAAGCCTATCTGGATTATGCTGAATATAAAGATCCTGACTTCTTTTATAATATTGAAAAAAATAAAACAGTTGATGGTGCGAGAAACTATCAAAAGAAAAACTACTATGATGGCACTTGGGCCGATTCTTATGAAGAGCTTCTGACTCCTTTTAAAGGATGGCTAAATGGTCCTGATTATGATGTTGTTGCCTGGAATGCCGCTTTAACTTACGGGCCAATATTCAATGATAATATTGTTGTTAAATTTCCAAAAATTAAAGCAAAAACAGTTTTAATTTTAGGAACTCGTGACCGAACTGGTCCAGGTCGAGGGTGGAAGAAAAAAGGTGTGAAGAGAAAACTTGGTCAATATCAAAAACTTGGTAAAGACATAAAGAAAAATAACCCTAAGCTAAAATTGATTGAATTAGATGGCCTAGGGCATATGCCTCAATTTGAAAATTATTCTCGATTCGCGAAAGTTTTTTATCCCGAATTCTAA
- a CDS encoding outer membrane beta-barrel protein — translation MKTQLLLAVLTIIISLSTFAQGRSFGGFKSGNLEIEPVVGYERVQKILPTPHTSSRLFYGLRANYGPKYLSLEAEVTQAKEDESFDSGIDISDSSTNYMLGLRSSFNLGRALNWYLRAGAHARDSKYERTEAGVTTIVEPATYVNPYAGTGLAINLMNVFTLNAGVNVIFTDDKEELQSSLGFGIRI, via the coding sequence ATGAAGACTCAACTATTATTAGCAGTACTGACAATTATTATTTCTCTTTCTACTTTTGCTCAAGGGCGAAGTTTTGGTGGCTTTAAAAGTGGCAATCTAGAAATTGAACCAGTTGTAGGATATGAGCGTGTACAAAAAATTCTTCCTACTCCTCATACGTCTAGTCGTCTGTTTTATGGCCTTAGAGCTAATTATGGACCAAAGTACCTATCACTTGAAGCAGAGGTAACTCAGGCCAAGGAAGATGAGTCATTTGATTCAGGTATTGATATTAGTGATTCATCGACAAATTATATGCTTGGGCTTAGAAGTTCATTTAATCTTGGACGTGCACTTAATTGGTATTTGAGAGCTGGTGCTCATGCTAGAGATAGTAAGTACGAAAGAACAGAAGCCGGTGTAACGACGATTGTAGAGCCTGCTACCTATGTTAATCCATACGCTGGTACCGGTCTTGCGATAAATCTAATGAATGTATTTACACTAAATGCAGGTGTAAATGTTATCTTCACTGATGATAAAGAAGAGCTCCAGTCATCATTAGGATTTGGTATCCGAATCTAA
- a CDS encoding NADH-quinone oxidoreductase subunit N: protein MALNYLASISHYIPELLVCFTMGALILIEATYGNDEKGSSKNMFYWGSMLGLLCALIYQVKGLGIEPTQIFTKSLVIDHFSGFAKIVMILSTAGVIYLSKISKDLYEGTKAEYTILAMGVLVGGMLLASANNMLLFYLGIETLSLLSYAMAALKKNDERSTEAGLKYVLYGGVTAGMMLFGMSHIFGVLGTINFSELMPMLTTLSTEQTAILIPSFLLFFVGIGYKISCVPFHMWSPDVYEGSPLPVTAFFSLVPKFAGIVAFARLTQVFFGGDVGVLKDSWLVLLSIVAALTMTVGNVSAIGQRSIKRMLAFSSISHAGVMMLGAIVLGKSGWTAILFYSVTYLFMTLVAFYVASFIQDHYGNDHIDRFSGLIKKHPAMAIAMAITMFSLAGLPPLSGFVAKFNILAAIIDKKFYVLAVITALNSVISLYYYMKVVRVMVLKDAESDEQIGGLGFVNQLVIGAYTLPVVLLGIFWQKLIALANGALLLIK, encoded by the coding sequence ATGGCTTTAAATTATTTAGCGAGTATCTCACATTATATTCCGGAGCTTTTAGTATGCTTCACGATGGGGGCCTTAATCCTCATCGAAGCTACTTACGGAAATGATGAAAAAGGTAGCTCAAAGAACATGTTTTACTGGGGTTCAATGCTTGGACTACTTTGTGCGCTTATTTATCAAGTCAAAGGACTTGGTATTGAGCCAACACAAATTTTTACTAAGTCTTTAGTTATTGATCACTTCTCAGGTTTTGCAAAGATCGTAATGATCCTAAGTACAGCTGGTGTTATTTATCTTTCTAAGATTTCAAAAGATCTTTACGAAGGAACTAAAGCTGAATACACAATCCTTGCAATGGGAGTTTTAGTCGGTGGGATGCTTCTAGCTTCTGCAAACAATATGCTTCTATTCTACTTAGGTATTGAAACACTTTCACTACTTTCATATGCAATGGCCGCTCTTAAGAAGAACGATGAACGTTCAACTGAAGCAGGTCTTAAGTATGTTCTATATGGTGGTGTAACAGCTGGTATGATGTTATTTGGTATGAGTCACATCTTTGGTGTGCTTGGAACGATTAACTTCTCTGAACTTATGCCAATGCTAACAACTCTTTCAACTGAGCAAACAGCAATTCTTATTCCTTCATTTCTACTTTTCTTTGTAGGGATTGGTTATAAGATTTCTTGTGTTCCTTTCCACATGTGGTCACCAGATGTTTACGAAGGTTCACCTCTGCCAGTTACAGCATTCTTCTCACTAGTTCCTAAGTTTGCAGGTATCGTAGCATTTGCTCGTCTTACTCAAGTATTCTTTGGTGGTGATGTTGGTGTTCTTAAGGACTCTTGGTTAGTTCTTCTAAGTATTGTAGCTGCTCTAACAATGACAGTTGGTAACGTATCAGCAATCGGTCAGCGCTCAATTAAGAGAATGCTAGCTTTCTCTTCAATTTCTCACGCTGGTGTAATGATGCTAGGTGCGATCGTACTTGGTAAATCAGGATGGACTGCAATTCTTTTCTATTCTGTAACTTACTTATTTATGACACTTGTAGCTTTCTATGTTGCTTCATTTATTCAAGATCACTACGGTAATGATCACATCGATCGTTTCTCTGGTCTTATTAAAAAGCATCCGGCGATGGCAATTGCTATGGCAATTACAATGTTCTCTTTAGCAGGTCTTCCTCCTTTATCTGGATTCGTTGCTAAGTTCAACATTTTAGCTGCAATTATTGATAAGAAATTCTACGTACTAGCGGTAATCACAGCTCTTAACTCTGTAATCTCTCTTTACTACTACATGAAAGTTGTTCGTGTAATGGTTCTTAAAGATGCTGAGTCTGATGAGCAAATTGGTGGCCTAGGATTCGTAAACCAACTAGTAATCGGAGCTTACACGCTTCCAGTTGTACTTCTTGGTATTTTCTGGCAAAAGCTTATCGCTCTTGCTAACGGAGCATTGCTCCTAATTAAGTAG
- a CDS encoding NuoM family protein, whose amino-acid sequence MNAHSNLLSWILWMPMIGVLGVLLLPKTKETAIRVWSLINTVITLVLSGCLYMKFDNTVPGMQEMFTIKHSWISQFNIFYHLGIDGISLPMVLLTSLLFAICILSSWTVKKQVKGYFALLLMLQSTVYGVFLSMDFFLFYVYWEVMLIPMFFLIGIWGGENREYAAVKFFLYTFFGSILMLVGMVALYFVTGQGVDSFNILALSGGKFVNETVNIFGMALPFAKVFFVALFIGFAIKVPVFPFHTWLPHAHVQAPTAISVILAGVLLKMGTYGFLRIAFPIFPSASVYFADAIAWLGLINVIYGAFCAMAQTDVKKLVAYSSVSHMGFVMLGLAAMTVQGMNGAVLQMFNHGTSTAMMFLLIGILYERSHHRWIVRPDGTKGFGGLYTQLPKFSIVFIIAMFASMGLPGLSGFISEALIFLGIYNRFTTITVLAVIGLLLGAAYLLWMFKRMFFGEVIEENKSYTDMNAREIFYMVPLCIAVILFGIWPSPLLDMMKASVGKLVSLLATF is encoded by the coding sequence GTGAACGCACATTCTAATCTATTAAGTTGGATTCTGTGGATGCCTATGATCGGTGTTCTTGGGGTACTTTTATTACCTAAGACGAAAGAGACGGCAATTAGAGTATGGTCTTTGATTAATACTGTGATCACGCTGGTTTTATCAGGTTGTCTATACATGAAATTCGACAACACTGTGCCAGGTATGCAAGAAATGTTTACAATTAAACATTCTTGGATTTCACAGTTTAACATTTTTTATCACCTAGGAATTGATGGTATTTCATTACCAATGGTTCTTTTAACTTCGCTACTTTTTGCGATCTGTATCCTTTCTTCATGGACAGTTAAAAAGCAAGTTAAGGGATACTTTGCATTACTACTAATGCTTCAATCAACTGTTTACGGTGTATTCTTATCAATGGATTTCTTCCTGTTCTATGTTTACTGGGAAGTAATGCTAATCCCAATGTTCTTCCTTATCGGTATTTGGGGTGGTGAGAACAGAGAATATGCAGCTGTTAAATTCTTCTTATATACATTCTTTGGTTCAATCCTAATGCTTGTTGGTATGGTTGCACTATACTTCGTAACAGGACAAGGTGTTGATTCATTCAATATTCTAGCGCTTTCAGGCGGTAAATTTGTAAACGAAACTGTAAATATCTTTGGTATGGCACTTCCATTTGCAAAAGTATTCTTCGTAGCACTTTTCATCGGTTTTGCAATCAAGGTTCCAGTTTTCCCATTCCATACTTGGCTACCACACGCTCACGTACAGGCACCAACAGCGATCTCAGTTATCCTTGCCGGTGTACTACTTAAGATGGGTACTTATGGTTTCCTAAGAATTGCATTCCCAATCTTCCCATCAGCTTCTGTTTACTTTGCAGATGCTATCGCATGGCTAGGTTTAATTAACGTTATTTACGGTGCGTTCTGTGCAATGGCACAAACAGATGTTAAGAAACTTGTTGCATACTCTTCAGTTTCTCACATGGGATTCGTAATGCTAGGTCTTGCTGCTATGACAGTTCAAGGTATGAACGGTGCTGTTCTTCAGATGTTCAACCACGGTACTTCAACAGCTATGATGTTCCTTCTTATTGGTATTCTTTATGAAAGATCTCACCACAGATGGATCGTTAGACCAGACGGAACTAAAGGTTTTGGTGGTCTTTATACACAATTACCAAAATTCTCGATTGTTTTCATCATTGCGATGTTCGCATCAATGGGTCTTCCAGGACTTTCAGGTTTCATCTCTGAAGCTCTAATTTTCCTAGGGATCTACAATAGATTTACAACAATTACTGTTCTTGCAGTTATTGGTCTTCTTCTTGGTGCTGCTTACCTTCTATGGATGTTCAAGAGAATGTTCTTTGGTGAAGTTATTGAAGAAAACAAATCTTATACAGATATGAATGCTAGAGAAATCTTCTACATGGTTCCACTATGTATCGCAGTAATCCTATTTGGTATTTGGCCATCTCCATTACTAGATATGATGAAGGCTTCTGTAGGTAAACTAGTTTCATTATTAGCGACTTTTTAA